From a single Loigolactobacillus coryniformis subsp. coryniformis KCTC 3167 = DSM 20001 genomic region:
- a CDS encoding tyrosine-protein phosphatase → MIDLHCHILPGCDDGAPTMADALAMARVAVDNGISHILVTPHHMDGKYTNHKADVIQRTAEFQAALDEAKIDLVVFPGQEVHITGDLMQAIKNDDVLFADETNRYLMLELPHSEVPEYTNQMIFELQAAGITPVIVHPERNHGIQKKPELLYDFVASGCLTQITASSYLGVFGSEVEDFTQRIIDAGLGFVFASDAHNLKGRNFRMQKAFAKLEQHNGAEMVTWMQDNAKKIINGDDLEPSEYHYVKEKKKFGLFR, encoded by the coding sequence ATGATCGATCTACATTGTCATATCTTACCAGGATGTGATGATGGGGCGCCTACCATGGCTGATGCTTTAGCGATGGCCCGAGTGGCTGTCGATAACGGCATCAGTCATATTTTGGTGACGCCACACCACATGGACGGCAAATATACCAATCATAAGGCTGACGTGATTCAGCGGACCGCAGAATTTCAAGCAGCGTTGGATGAAGCTAAAATCGATTTAGTTGTCTTTCCCGGTCAAGAAGTACACATCACTGGCGACTTAATGCAAGCCATTAAAAATGATGACGTATTGTTCGCTGACGAAACTAATCGCTACCTGATGTTGGAACTCCCCCATAGTGAGGTGCCAGAATACACGAACCAAATGATTTTTGAACTACAAGCGGCAGGAATTACACCAGTAATTGTTCATCCAGAGCGGAATCATGGTATTCAAAAAAAGCCCGAGTTGCTCTATGATTTCGTGGCTAGCGGTTGTTTAACGCAAATTACCGCTAGTAGTTACTTAGGCGTTTTTGGTTCCGAGGTCGAAGACTTTACGCAACGGATCATTGATGCCGGCTTAGGCTTTGTTTTTGCCTCTGACGCACATAACTTAAAGGGCCGTAATTTTCGTATGCAGAAAGCTTTCGCTAAGCTAGAGCAGCATAATGGGGCGGAAATGGTCACTTGGATGCAAGATAACGCTAAAAAGATCATTAATGGCGATGACCTGGAGCCAAGTGAGTACCACTATGTTAAAGAAAAAAAGAAGTTTGGGTTGTTTAGATAA
- a CDS encoding YveK family protein — translation MNETSHSEATLSIEDILLTLRKHLKIIIGSTIIVTLLAFVVTFFVMTPKYQSTTQLLVNRKLDASEQTAALQQTQADVQMISTYKDIITSPTILKDVAKTVGNGQTVGKLSSEISISSQQNSQVFSVDVKTTDPQEAAKIANVTAQTFRNKIKSIMSVNNVSIVSKAAVNESPVSPRLPLNIAIGFVLGLLAGIGLAFLNEALDKTVKDEAFLAEAGLTSLGIVSEISDEDIKKRAFAGQQHGQHGHHTRVAETTDELPPRSAELRRRVN, via the coding sequence ATGAACGAAACGAGCCATTCAGAGGCAACCCTGAGTATTGAAGATATTCTGTTGACGTTGCGCAAACATTTAAAGATCATTATCGGATCAACGATCATCGTAACGTTATTGGCGTTCGTCGTGACGTTCTTCGTGATGACACCTAAATACCAATCGACAACACAATTATTGGTTAATCGTAAATTAGATGCAAGTGAACAAACGGCGGCTTTACAACAAACCCAGGCTGATGTGCAAATGATCAGTACTTATAAGGATATTATCACTAGCCCAACGATCTTAAAGGATGTTGCTAAGACGGTGGGTAATGGGCAAACGGTTGGTAAGTTAAGCAGCGAAATTTCAATCAGTAGTCAACAGAATTCACAGGTGTTCTCAGTCGACGTTAAAACGACCGATCCCCAAGAAGCGGCTAAAATCGCTAACGTCACGGCACAGACTTTCCGTAATAAGATCAAATCGATCATGAGTGTTAATAACGTTTCGATCGTCTCCAAGGCAGCGGTCAATGAATCACCAGTTTCACCGCGGTTACCATTAAATATTGCCATTGGGTTCGTGCTCGGCTTGTTAGCCGGAATTGGCTTGGCCTTCTTAAATGAAGCGTTGGATAAAACGGTTAAGGATGAAGCCTTTTTGGCTGAAGCAGGTTTGACCAGCTTAGGGATCGTTTCGGAAATTTCAGACGAAGATATTAAGAAGCGAGCCTTTGCTGGACAACAACACGGTCAACACGGACATCATACGCGGGTTGCGGAAACAACCGATGAGTTGCCGCCGCGTAGTGCAGAATTACGACGGAGGGTGAACTAA
- a CDS encoding serine hydrolase domain-containing protein: MKHKAGRIVTILLVLLVIVGGGAVAAIYQKNSLAHVYFHKLTDKTEKTTPVATTDKTASSTIDETKLKAQLKQLQFVGNVAVIQDGKLIYQQPYGQDPQKNVKTATTEYQIGALQNTLTAAAVMQLVKDGKLDLTTPVSKYYLLDNADASVTVGSLLEMTSGLTLDVLPASELNKDVIAWNLANATVTTTGQYNFQTVNYALLSGIIAQASGVSYQKFIKDTLLQPAGVKHTGFVTSAAVQSKLAPSFTYDKASDSASAVTQDTLFQTMNGQLGSKQLYTTASDMAQLTHYITSSSFVGEKYMHQGAIAKEGTAYTGRLTIDGSRLVSRADFAGYHNALAFTEDGKTGVVLLSNYQKDGSLSDTAKAILKLVQKND, translated from the coding sequence ATGAAACATAAAGCAGGACGAATTGTGACGATTTTACTGGTTTTGCTGGTGATCGTTGGTGGTGGAGCTGTAGCAGCAATTTATCAAAAAAACAGTCTAGCTCACGTTTATTTTCACAAGTTGACTGATAAGACGGAGAAAACAACGCCAGTGGCAACAACGGATAAGACTGCAAGTTCTACCATTGATGAAACAAAGCTGAAAGCGCAATTGAAACAGCTCCAGTTCGTCGGTAATGTAGCGGTGATTCAAGATGGCAAGTTGATCTACCAACAACCATACGGACAAGATCCACAAAAGAATGTCAAAACAGCGACGACGGAGTATCAGATCGGGGCATTGCAAAATACGCTGACGGCGGCGGCCGTGATGCAGTTAGTCAAAGATGGCAAGTTGGATCTGACCACACCGGTAAGTAAATATTACCTATTAGATAATGCCGATGCTAGTGTCACGGTAGGCAGCCTTTTGGAAATGACTTCTGGCTTGACGTTGGATGTTTTACCGGCCAGCGAGTTAAACAAAGACGTGATCGCATGGAATCTAGCAAACGCCACTGTGACCACAACGGGGCAATATAACTTCCAGACAGTTAACTATGCGTTACTTTCTGGCATTATCGCGCAAGCCTCTGGCGTATCCTACCAGAAATTCATTAAGGACACGCTTTTGCAACCAGCTGGGGTCAAACATACAGGCTTTGTCACCAGCGCCGCGGTACAATCTAAGTTAGCCCCATCATTCACTTATGATAAGGCTAGTGACAGTGCTTCAGCGGTCACGCAAGACACGCTTTTCCAAACGATGAATGGTCAGTTAGGTTCAAAACAGCTCTATACTACAGCTAGTGATATGGCACAGTTGACTCATTACATCACCAGTAGTAGTTTTGTCGGTGAAAAGTACATGCATCAAGGGGCCATCGCCAAAGAGGGGACTGCCTATACTGGACGGTTGACTATTGATGGCAGCCGGTTAGTCAGTCGAGCTGACTTTGCTGGTTACCACAATGCGCTAGCCTTTACCGAGGATGGTAAAACTGGTGTCGTATTACTAAGCAATTATCAAAAAGATGGCAGCTTAAGTGATACGGCGAAAGCCATTTTGAAACTGGTGCAAAAAAACGACTAA
- a CDS encoding ABC transporter ATP-binding protein: MAYIEVKHESKRYQMGETEIVANHDLTFDIQQGELTIILGPSGAGKSTVLNILGGMDTPTEGAINIDGVDIAQFTEKQLTAYRRTDVGFVFQFYNLIPNLTALENVELASAVAPDALDPAETLREVGLGARLENFPAQLSGGEQQRVAIARALAKNPKLLLADEPTGALDYTTGKQVLQLLQDVCRKRGKTVIIITHNAAIAPIADRVIKINDAQVREIKLNPQPTPVADIEW; the protein is encoded by the coding sequence ATGGCGTATATCGAAGTGAAGCACGAATCCAAACGGTATCAGATGGGCGAGACCGAGATCGTGGCTAATCATGATTTGACTTTTGACATTCAACAAGGTGAACTGACGATTATTTTAGGACCCAGTGGTGCGGGAAAATCAACGGTATTGAATATCTTAGGTGGGATGGATACACCGACGGAAGGGGCAATCAACATTGATGGCGTCGATATTGCCCAGTTTACGGAAAAACAATTGACGGCTTATCGACGGACTGATGTGGGCTTTGTTTTTCAGTTCTATAATTTGATCCCTAATTTAACGGCATTGGAAAATGTAGAGTTGGCTAGCGCGGTGGCGCCAGATGCGTTAGACCCAGCGGAAACATTGCGTGAGGTTGGCTTAGGTGCGCGTCTAGAAAATTTTCCGGCACAATTATCCGGTGGTGAACAGCAGCGGGTGGCGATCGCGCGGGCGTTGGCGAAAAACCCTAAGCTATTGCTAGCCGATGAACCAACTGGCGCGTTGGATTACACCACCGGTAAACAAGTGTTGCAGCTACTGCAGGATGTTTGTCGCAAGCGCGGTAAAACGGTGATCATCATTACCCATAATGCGGCGATCGCACCGATCGCTGACCGAGTGATCAAGATCAACGATGCGCAAGTGCGTGAGATCAAATTAAATCCGCAGCCGACGCCAGTTGCCGATATTGAGTGGTGA
- a CDS encoding ABC transporter permease codes for MKNNLSQSLWRSVRQSLGRFIAIVLIIMLGVLLFVGIKAVSPDLYGSADRYISQQKLSDLRVVSTAGLTRADVQRVKKVSGAQVQPEKSVYILDQKRSDVAQLFAYRKSDTQNQLKLKSGHLPQRSDEIVLDQLAKSKGYQLGDTYRVKNNNLKTQTYRVVGFVTSPLFVDDEERGAANIGDGSVAYFAYLPATNFKASVYTALSVRFPQLQNHSSFSSTYKKQVQRKLTAVKKALRGRATARQTSLQQQALAQIKQQQQQLDQQKAQLTQAIGATAATQQLAPAQAKLTAARQQATAIERPTYTYTKRAGNPGFQGYGDMTTRIAAIANVFPLFFFLIAGLITFTTMTRMIEEDRGQIGTLKALGYTKWEIARNYLLYGIAAALLGTVLGVVIGANTLPLIVFKAMTQYVYTAVVLDYPVNAIWLAALFSFFVTLGAVSIVLTRELREKPAALMLPKAPKAGKRILLERIGFIWRRLSFNQKVSYRNLFRFKARMWMAIIGIAGGTALILTGFGIRDSISQSGINQFQQIMHYQAVVSLTDDAKNVTTTLAQNPRYQQSLGLYTDVVSVSTSQEKVGEVSLDATDQPQAFKDYVSLTTKLPQNGLVLSNKLAKLLDVQTGDIVTVTNSDNQTARVKVHGITANYAGHFAYMSKVTLNRLFSGRYQVNTRLVKTQKQSAAQENAYAKKLLASDKVVHTEFISKQKRAIDQQAAKLNPIVWIFIFLSGLLSFVVLYNLTNINVSERIRELSTIKVLGFFDNEVTNYIVRENVVLTIFGIVVGYGLGNLLTAFILRQAATSTVIFPLTIGWSGYVVAALMTIVFTVIVMVVTHFRLKRVDMISALAAKE; via the coding sequence ATGAAGAATAATTTAAGTCAATCATTATGGCGGTCAGTTCGGCAGTCGTTAGGTCGTTTTATCGCGATCGTACTGATCATTATGCTAGGCGTGCTATTATTTGTCGGCATCAAGGCGGTCAGTCCTGACCTGTATGGCAGTGCTGACCGTTATATTAGCCAACAAAAGCTTAGCGACTTGCGGGTTGTGTCCACCGCGGGCTTGACCCGAGCGGATGTGCAGCGCGTCAAAAAAGTCAGCGGTGCTCAGGTGCAGCCGGAAAAGTCAGTCTACATTTTGGACCAAAAGCGTAGCGACGTGGCGCAATTATTTGCTTACCGCAAAAGCGATACGCAAAACCAATTGAAGTTGAAAAGTGGCCATTTACCGCAGCGCAGTGACGAGATCGTTTTGGATCAGTTAGCTAAAAGCAAAGGCTACCAACTAGGCGACACTTACCGCGTTAAAAATAATAACCTAAAAACGCAGACTTATCGCGTTGTCGGTTTTGTGACTTCGCCGCTATTTGTCGACGACGAAGAACGCGGCGCAGCCAATATTGGCGATGGTAGTGTGGCTTACTTTGCCTATTTACCGGCCACTAATTTCAAGGCCAGCGTCTACACCGCTTTATCGGTGCGCTTCCCGCAGTTACAAAATCACAGTAGTTTCAGCAGTACTTACAAAAAGCAGGTCCAGCGCAAACTAACTGCCGTTAAAAAAGCCTTGCGCGGCCGGGCAACAGCGCGCCAGACTAGCTTGCAACAGCAGGCATTAGCACAGATCAAGCAGCAACAACAGCAACTTGATCAACAAAAAGCCCAGCTGACTCAAGCTATCGGCGCAACGGCGGCCACGCAACAATTGGCGCCAGCTCAAGCGAAATTGACTGCAGCACGGCAACAGGCGACTGCGATTGAACGACCGACATACACCTACACCAAACGGGCGGGCAATCCTGGTTTCCAGGGTTATGGCGATATGACGACGCGGATTGCCGCTATCGCCAATGTCTTTCCGTTGTTCTTCTTCTTGATCGCCGGTTTGATCACCTTTACTACGATGACACGGATGATCGAAGAGGACCGCGGCCAGATCGGCACGCTGAAAGCGTTAGGTTATACCAAATGGGAAATTGCGCGTAACTACCTATTATATGGCATCGCTGCGGCGTTGCTAGGAACTGTACTGGGTGTGGTGATCGGCGCTAATACCCTGCCGTTGATCGTGTTCAAAGCGATGACCCAGTATGTCTACACAGCGGTGGTGCTGGATTATCCCGTTAACGCCATTTGGCTAGCGGCGCTATTCAGCTTTTTTGTCACCCTGGGTGCAGTATCGATCGTGTTGACCAGAGAGTTACGCGAAAAACCGGCAGCATTGATGCTACCGAAAGCACCGAAAGCCGGCAAACGAATCTTGTTAGAGCGGATCGGCTTTATCTGGCGGCGTTTGAGTTTTAACCAAAAAGTCAGCTACCGCAATCTATTCCGTTTCAAGGCGCGGATGTGGATGGCAATCATCGGCATCGCCGGTGGGACCGCCTTGATCCTGACCGGCTTCGGCATTCGTGACTCGATCAGTCAGTCGGGGATCAATCAGTTCCAGCAGATCATGCACTACCAAGCGGTGGTCAGCCTCACTGATGACGCCAAAAACGTGACTACCACCTTGGCGCAAAATCCACGGTACCAACAGTCGCTTGGATTGTACACCGATGTGGTCAGCGTTAGCACCAGCCAAGAAAAAGTCGGCGAAGTCAGTTTAGACGCCACTGATCAACCGCAGGCATTCAAGGATTACGTTAGTTTGACGACCAAATTGCCACAAAATGGGCTAGTATTGAGCAATAAACTGGCTAAGCTGTTAGACGTGCAGACTGGCGACATAGTGACGGTGACCAACTCGGATAATCAGACCGCGCGAGTCAAAGTCCACGGTATCACTGCCAATTACGCTGGTCATTTTGCCTATATGAGCAAAGTTACACTGAATCGGTTATTTAGTGGTCGCTATCAGGTCAACACCCGCCTAGTTAAAACGCAAAAACAGTCGGCCGCCCAAGAAAACGCCTATGCGAAAAAACTATTGGCTAGTGATAAAGTCGTGCATACTGAGTTTATCTCTAAGCAAAAGCGTGCCATCGATCAACAAGCTGCTAAATTAAATCCGATCGTGTGGATCTTCATTTTCCTATCCGGCTTGTTGTCGTTCGTTGTGTTATACAATTTGACCAACATCAACGTTTCCGAACGAATTCGCGAACTATCAACGATCAAAGTTCTCGGCTTTTTCGACAACGAAGTCACTAACTATATCGTGCGGGAAAATGTGGTGCTGACGATCTTTGGCATCGTGGTCGGCTACGGGCTAGGTAATCTGCTGACGGCATTTATTTTGCGCCAGGCGGCTACTAGTACGGTGATCTTCCCGCTGACCATCGGTTGGAGTGGCTACGTGGTGGCGGCATTGATGACGATCGTCTTTACGGTGATCGTCATGGTCGTCACGCATTTCCGGCTAAAGCGCGTTGATATGATCAGTGCATTGGCGGCAAAGGAATAA
- a CDS encoding CpsD/CapB family tyrosine-protein kinase: MALFKKKKQLDSSSMKNGVGLITVTKPTSSIAEQFRTIRTNVQFSSADRQLKTLLFTSADPSEGKSTISANVAVTWADQGNKVLLIDSDLRRPAVARSFRVSNSQGLTTILTAKQANLSESIHETEVPNLYVLPSGPVPPNPSELLNSSKMDQLLKVLKEQFDIIILDVPPVNKVTDAQILASKVDGVILVVPQGIALKGAVLRARDLLKKVNANLIGAVLNRVTDAASGGYYGGYYGGYYGTDDKK; the protein is encoded by the coding sequence ATGGCTTTATTTAAAAAGAAAAAGCAGTTGGATTCGAGCAGTATGAAAAACGGGGTCGGTTTGATCACCGTCACCAAGCCAACCTCATCGATTGCCGAACAGTTTCGAACGATTCGGACTAACGTTCAGTTCTCTTCTGCTGATCGGCAACTGAAAACGCTGCTCTTTACGTCCGCTGATCCTTCAGAAGGTAAGTCAACGATTAGTGCTAACGTAGCCGTAACTTGGGCGGATCAAGGGAATAAAGTCCTGTTGATCGATAGTGATCTACGCCGGCCAGCGGTTGCGCGCTCTTTTCGCGTCTCTAATAGTCAAGGGTTAACCACGATTTTAACGGCAAAACAGGCGAATTTAAGTGAAAGTATTCATGAGACTGAAGTGCCGAATTTGTACGTTTTACCAAGCGGTCCGGTGCCACCGAATCCGTCTGAATTACTTAACTCCTCGAAAATGGATCAATTACTGAAAGTCTTAAAAGAACAATTTGATATTATTATTCTGGACGTGCCACCAGTTAATAAGGTCACCGATGCACAAATTCTAGCAAGTAAGGTTGACGGCGTGATCTTGGTGGTTCCCCAAGGTATCGCTCTTAAAGGGGCTGTTTTACGGGCGCGCGATTTACTCAAAAAGGTGAACGCTAACCTGATCGGTGCCGTACTTAACCGCGTGACGGATGCAGCTTCTGGCGGTTACTACGGTGGCTACTATGGTGGGTATTACGGAACGGACGATAAGAAATGA